In Oryza brachyantha chromosome 1, ObraRS2, whole genome shotgun sequence, the following are encoded in one genomic region:
- the LOC102706977 gene encoding NEDD8-activating enzyme E1 catalytic subunit encodes MSSSPDEDPPAPTEPERWRDLDMLLSRPGNLVDANFAPSPGLRDMLGSLVEVLVVGAGGLGCELLKDLALSGFKNLHVIDMDTIDVSNLNRQFLFRVQDVGKSKAEVAAKRVMERVSGVNIVPHFCRIEDKEIEFYSDFSIIVLGLDSIEARSYINSVACGFLEYDSDDKPIPETIKFMVDGGTEGFKGHARVIIPGTTPCFECNIWLFPPQVKFPLCTLAETPRTAAHCIEYAHLIKWNEVHPGKPFDADDAEHMQWIYSEALKRAELFGISGVTYSFTQGVVKNIIPAIASTNAIVSAACALEALKLMSGCSKTVSNYLTYNGIVGTHINVSEFVRDKDCLVCGPGTLIKLDASTTLSEFIKMLEEHPKLLMSRASVTHEGDNLYMQAPEVLEQMTRQNLGVPMFELLKGATRATVHVTGMAENNGKKKSSLRKLRVAFNGVEEASKMDESS; translated from the exons ATGTCCTCTTCCCCGGACGAGgatccgccggcgccgacggagCCCGAACGGTGGAGGGATCTGGACATGCTCCTCTCCCGCCCCGGCAACCTCGTCGACGCCAACTTCGCTCCCAGCCCCGGg CTGCGGGACATGCTGGGGAGCCTCGTGGAGGTGCTGGTGGTGGGCGCCGGCGGGCTGGGGTGTGAGCTCCTCAAGGACCTGGCCCTCTCCGGCTTCAAGAACCTGCACGTCATCGACATGGACACCATCGACGTCTCCAACCTCAATCGCCAGTTCCTCTTCAG GGTTCAAGATGTTGGGAAATCCAAAGCTGAAGTTGCTGCAAAGAGGGTTATGGAGCGAGTTAGTGGAGTGAACATTGTGCCCCATTTTTGTAGGATTGAAGATAAAGAGATAGAGTTCTACAGTGATTTCTCAATAATTGTTCTTGGTCTAGATTCAATTGAAGCTCGAAGCTATATCAATTCTGTGGCTTGTGGTTTCTTag AGTATGACTCAGATGACAAGCCAATCCCCGAAACAATTAAATTTATGGTCGATGGAGGGACTGAAGGTTTCAAAGGTCATGCTAGAGTCATTATACCTGGGACAACACCTTGTTTTGAATGCAACATATGGCTTTTCCCTCCCCAGGTCAAATTTCCCTTATGTACACTTGCTGAGACTCCAAGAACTGCAGCTCATTGCATTGAGTATGCTCATCTGATCAAATGGAACGAG GTTCATCCTGGGAAACCTTTTGATGCTGATGATGCAGAACATATGCAATGGATTTACTCAGAG GCTTTAAAGAGGGCAGAACTTTTTGGTATTTCTGGAGTTACATATTCGTTTACTCAG GGTGTTGTCAAGAATATAATCCCAGCCATTGCTTCAACAAATGCAATTGTTTCTGCTGCTTGTGCATTGGAAGCTCTTAAGCTTATGTCTGGGTGCAGCAAAACAGTGTCAAATTATCTCAC ATATAATGGTATTGTTGGAACACACATTAACGTAAGCGAGTTTGTCAGAGATAAAGATTGCCTTGTCTGTGGACCTGGTACCCTTATTAAACTGGACGCATCGACTACCCTCTCAGAG TTCATCAAGATGCTTGAAGAGCACCCCAAGCTGCTAATGTCAAGAGCTAGTGTGACGCACGAAGGAGATAACCTGTACATGCAGGCACCTGAAGTACTGGAGCAGATGACGAGGCAAAACCTGGGTGTCCCAATGTTTGAGCTTCTCAAAGGAGCGACACGCGCGACTGTGCATGTCACCGGCATGGCAGAGAACAACGGGAAGAAAAAATCCTCTCTGAGGAAGCTGCGTGTTGCTTTCAATGGTGTCGAGGAAGCTTCGAAAATGGATGAGAGCTCTTGA